TGTTAGCGTCTCACTGCCTGCAACAACAATGGCCAAATTAACAACTGCATGGAATGTGAAGCTGCAAGGTAGAGTGCAGCTGAATTTCCTCACCttccccttctttctctctggggtaaatgtaaatgtgcacaCACCCCTTCATGGAGTACAAAGCAGCCTGTCCCCGCTAAGTGGCAGCAGGCCTGCACACTTCTATAGATGACCCCATGTCTCTGGTGGAGGAAACTGGTTGACCTCTCCAACCTCATTACACAGACGCTCTCCTAGTGTGAAAGACAGCTTGTAGCGCAGACGCACCTTCTCCTGTAAAGAcgcacatacaaggaatttttaGCATCATCAGCATTGTCATCAAAGTTGTGTGGCTCCAAAAGTCAGAGTGGTTTGTGTATTTATGTCCTTAAGTGTTATTGTGTCACCTACCTTTGTTGGGTTGGCCAGCAACATGATCTGGTTAATGGAGGCTGGAGGTAGGATAGGGTTAAATGGTGCCAGTTCTGCTCCAGATGGTGGCTGCAGCTTCACCTTCATTGACTGATGGAGGATAAAGGCAAGAGTcagcactttattttttataccttttattAAAGgataattttcaatttttttctttgtgtttccatggaCAGTGTTTGTGGCAGAGGAATAGcaacacaaaaagtaaaatttgcACACAAAAGAATGTACCTCGGAAAGATTTGGCTAACTTACTGCTGAAGCCACATATTAGCTGTAGCTTAACATAAATGAACTGATACATGTCTCTACCTTGGGCACAGCCGCTTGCAGTACCACATTGTGAACAAGCAAGGGTGCTGTATTGAGCATGGACACCACCATCACCAAAACGTCAGGCCTGCCGGGGGGGCAGTCAGATGCAAAGTTGAGAAGCATGCGAACACCGTCCTTATCATAGGCCGTCACAGGCAGCACTTTACCTGGGGACAGACAGGGCACAGCCAATCAGGAACAGGCAGACATGAGCTATTCAAAGAGTTTATATCAagctttctatttttaaataatttgtccATTAACCAGACGAGCCCATCATCCCTTCCCCTCATGTCCTTACTCGGTCTGATGGCCTCCAGAGGGACGTGCACATTGCTCAGGGAGATGTCTGTGGCTCTGGCCGGGCTGCCCTGAAGGGGAGGATGGCAGGGGGATAGAGAGCGGAACAGCGGGCTGCCCGGGGCTGAGCCCAGGCTCTGGGCCTTGGCATGGGACAGAGCAGGAGAGCCGGACATCGTACCCTGGAGAAAAGAAGGTGAAAAAGGAGAACCCTGCCCATGCATGAGGGAAGGTGCTGCTGCAGGCATCCCAAAGTTGCTTCCTTTGGCCGTCATCTTAATGGACAAACTGAAAATCACATTTAATAGATTGTTACGAGACCTTAAAGTACTGTAGACTGGTCAAATAAGAGCACCAAAATTACTAAAGTAAACTTTGTGCACAAAATAAACCTGTCAAAATGTCTACAAACAATGGCGTAATAACACAATTCTGTGTAAATTGCTGTGTTTGCTATAATTCAAATTGTTAGAATGCACTGATTTTCCAATTTCCAGTGgagagaaaaacctttcagATGATTGTGTACCTCTTGGGATCTGAAAAGTCCATCATGGCCAGGTCCTGCAGGTTCTGTAGACTGTGTGTGGCAGCAGCTGGTTCAGCTGAAGGCCCGGCAGGACCGGAACAAGCTACACTGCAAAACATATCCACACCTGAAGCTGGAGCCTGCAGAGGAGATCAGATCATTTACCCTCTCCTgttagggctgctcgattatagaaaaaaatcataatcacgattattttggtcaatattgaaatcacgataatttaacacaattacttatggacttttggaaagatttaGCAAttgttaaaaagttaaatcaaCAGTTAAAACACCAAGAATtgtgaaatttcccttaatTAAATCagaacacaagaaaaaagagtttacttgcaaaacgtaatgtgcaaaataattggttttctcgattaatctgtttttgtgatcattaggaGCCAAAATCGTAATTGCGATTAAGATAaagattaattgcacagccctgtCACATAATATCCATGACTAACAAGCTGCGGTCTGGTGTAAGTTGCTCACAAACCATTTTACCTGCAAAGAAGTCCATTGGTTGGACAATTCGTTCAACTTGGGTTTTGATTGGCTGCTCAGAGAGGTAGGGGGACCGTTCAGTCCTGAAAGAAGATACATGCAATTGCATCGTCATTCGGCATCGGCATTTGCATCTTTAATGCAGTTATTTATTATGTGACTTCAAGGAAACTTCTAGTTTAGCTTAGCCTAAAGACTGGAAATCAGGGAAAAAGAAATTATCTCATGTCAACCTAttatgtcttgtttgtttaaggcaaacaataaaagtgtaaaaacgACAATTCgccattttttccccctgtgGGCTGGAAGCAGGTCCAATATTAACAGATGAGATATTACATGTTTTTAGTCAGCTTTAAAAGTGCTGGTCGGCCAGTTTTGTTAGAGAGCCTAGAAGCCAAGCGTTTTTCCCAAAATGACGAATTGCTCCTTTAACTCAATAAGTCACAATAAGGATATATTACCTAGAGACAGCAGCTCATCGTCAAGGAGAAAGAGTGCAGTGGAGGCCTTGTCGTGGGGGGGGTGACTCGGGCTGTTGCTCTGACTGCCATGGGAGCCGGCCGGGCGTTTGGGAGGAGGAGGCAGAACAGGGATGGGGGAAGCCGTAGGATTGGTGGAAACAAGATTTGAGGACTGAAAAAGAGGGGCAGCAGGTTGAGGAGGGCTCGGAGTATCGAGGCCAGCGAGGTCGATCAGCGTATCTGTGGTCTCTGTGGAGTGAAGATTGATTACAGCAGCTGAATGTGTTACATAACACCAGGATATCTGGAGCATTAACAACATGGTTTTATGTAAAACCTAATTATGAAATGTTTCCTACCACTCTCCCCGTGACCGGCTGTGGAGCGAGGCTCCTCGCTGTCCCCGTTGATGGGCTGCCCCTCAACTATCTTCTTGTAAGAGTTAATGACTCTGGAGAGGTCATCGCTGGCCTGCAGGATCTCACCTGAGGAGTCAGGGGTTCCAGATTACACACAaggaaataattaaaatgtcaaGGCGGATCTTCTTCAGATAGAGACCAAAATACCAAATAACAAACGAGCAAACCTAAACTGGTGTCATTGTCTTCTGTCTCAGTAGCCATTTTGAAAGCTGAACGCCTCAGCTTGTCACACCGCTCGTAGAGTTCCTGGGAGGAAAAACAAAGGAAGTGCTGTGACAATTGTAATTTCCTCTTGTGGAATAATAaagtttacattattattattagtagtattattggtattattattattaaccagCTGGTGTTGTTGGAATTTCCTTAGTTTGTGAAGTCAGTTTATTGACTTAAACACAAggaaaacatataaaataaCTTTAGTTAGTAATAATTGTTTATCACTCTGACTGCCTTTGATTGCATTATTGCAAGATTATTGTTGCCCAcatgtgcatgacgtcagagcaagtcgggatcgagttggacacaaatctaaccagcatgcactGGGCAGTGATCGCCAGCAATCGCTCATCTCAAACAAGCCTATTATTAGATTAGAACTAGAACTACATCAAAATGGCATGTACAAGAGGGTGTTTTCAAATATTCCCCAATCTGTTAAATTCCTTCCCGCTATGAGAGGGAAATATTCCAGTTTCTTCCTTGCAGGTAAGGTTTACAGTTTACAATCtaatttgtgtgagtgtgtatattAGTGCACGGACACACACCTTTATGATATCCTTGTCTGAGTCAGTGGAGCTGTCTTTATTGTAGTGGGACAGCATCTCCGTCAGCAGCTTGACATTGATGTTCACCTCTTCCAGTGTGTGTATACGCTTTGTAACCTTATGCACTCTCGCCTCAtcctgacaaaaacaacaagacaCAATGTGCGTGTGCTACATgttgaaaatatgaaaatattaaaatattatagTAGTATCACCTTGGGTGAAACAGCTGCTGAGTCAAAACTATTTTAGTTTAATAAGTTAATTTCATGTGGCTTCAATAATAGGAAGCAGTGTGAGACTGTGATACTAAGTTAGCAATCCATAGAGATCTTACCTCTTTCACCATGtttttgattaatctgttgGCTTCCTGGAGATCCTCTGGATTTTTACTCCGGAGAAGCTCAGCAAGCAGCTAAAGacccagacacagacaaacacagacacacacagacacacacagacacacacagacacacacagtgcgGAGGAAAAGCAGACAGAAGTCTGAAAAAGTGATGATGTCCTTTCTTGGGAATTCACTTAATCAAGAACCAAACATGAATTATTAATTACGCCACGAaatatgttttctttccttATTTTCCCGAGTTCCTTCACATGTAAAACAACCTGTTTGAATCACACTACACACATTTGAACACTACACAAGAGGGAGCAGTCAATCTGGTGCTTCTTGTTTCATAGTGCTTTGTTGTATTAGTTTGAGTCttgtattgttttgtctgttgAGTTCTGAGTTTTGCGTTTTAAAGCACGAGTTTgtgagttgtgtgttttgtattgtctctatttttgttaaaggtgccctgccacacaaaaccgtttttcttgcattttttgaaatatgttatgtccatatgtatgtgtttgtgttatgttgtgaatgtgaaaattaaCTGCTACcttctctgtcagctctagccactgaaaagaaataagcagagaaatcaggccaattacaaaagcagGTCAGTCTGACgccatgttgcctgagctcattactattcatgagctcacccagttgcgctgggtaaaggacagctgttagccaatcagagtcaagcagcttagattgttgaatattaatgagaactgacACATATTGAGCTGAGtattcctgcaggctttctataccatgcTAATAtagcttgaaacaaggtaaccaaggcatttttccaCAGAAAAttttacagagtccatggtagaacttcagacattaccaaaaagtaaggaaatacgtgttgcagggcacctttaagttttatgtattttaaagagCCATCTAATGATAGGCATTGCAAATTAGTTTAGGCTGTAAATGCTGGGGTATGTGGCATTGGTTAATGATACATACGTTGTCcctaaacaaataaacattaaaataaataaacagatgtaCATAGTTTTCCTTAAATCTCTCACCTTGCCCATGTCCTCGTTGTCAAACACCGGATGTTTCGGCCGTGTCGGAGGAGAGGGAATCAGAGTCTTGTCCAGCGGTAACTCTGGGTCATGCGTCACAAGGCCTGGTAAGGAAAGTGACGATAATAAGATATATTTTTTCACATGCATTATGGTAATCAT
The nucleotide sequence above comes from Etheostoma spectabile isolate EspeVRDwgs_2016 chromosome 15, UIUC_Espe_1.0, whole genome shotgun sequence. Encoded proteins:
- the gga3b gene encoding ADP-ribosylation factor-binding protein GGA3: MAYQEGESLESWLNKATHPTNRQEDWEYIIGFCDQINKELEGPQIAVTLLVHKIHSPQEWEALQALTVLEACMKNCGRRFHNEVGKYRFLNELIKVVSPKYMGDSAPEKVKLKIVEMLYSWTVAFPNETKISEAYQTLRRQGLVTHDPELPLDKTLIPSPPTRPKHPVFDNEDMGKLLAELLRSKNPEDLQEANRLIKNMVKEDEARVHKVTKRIHTLEEVNINVKLLTEMLSHYNKDSSTDSDKDIIKELYERCDKLRRSAFKMATETEDNDTSLGEILQASDDLSRVINSYKKIVEGQPINGDSEEPRSTAGHGESETTDTLIDLAGLDTPSPPQPAAPLFQSSNLVSTNPTASPIPVLPPPPKRPAGSHGSQSNSPSHPPHDKASTALFLLDDELLSLGLNGPPTSLSSQSKPKLNELSNQWTSLQAPASGVDMFCSVACSGPAGPSAEPAAATHSLQNLQDLAMMDFSDPKSLSIKMTAKGSNFGMPAAAPSLMHGQGSPFSPSFLQGTMSGSPALSHAKAQSLGSAPGSPLFRSLSPCHPPLQGSPARATDISLSNVHVPLEAIRPSKVLPVTAYDKDGVRMLLNFASDCPPGRPDVLVMVVSMLNTAPLLVHNVVLQAAVPKSMKVKLQPPSGAELAPFNPILPPASINQIMLLANPTKEKVRLRYKLSFTLGERLCNEVGEVNQFPPPETWGHL